The following proteins come from a genomic window of Macadamia integrifolia cultivar HAES 741 chromosome 14, SCU_Mint_v3, whole genome shotgun sequence:
- the LOC122060878 gene encoding uncharacterized protein LOC122060878: MATGNDSTVPSEAATEVIMDVTGTQVEGIGNNDDVDYEPIEAEESVPSTPIGSTSHSRGRPRGSVNSGREKRKKGAVEKVVSPLKSIANSIEKMVMSESQSEFGRAIIDAVDAIPDLNFQQKFKAKKYFMAKKNSAIIFLETRVENR; this comes from the coding sequence ATGGCAACTGGGAATGATTCAACAGTCCCCTCTGAAGCTGCCACTGAAGTTATAATGGATGTGACAGGTACTCAGGTTGAGGGAATAGGGAACAATGATGATGTTGACTATGAGCCTATTGAAGCTgaagaaagtgttccttccacTCCCATTGGTAGTACCAGTCATTCTCGAGGAAGACCTCGTGGGTCTGTCAATAGTggtagagaaaagaggaagaagggtgcagttgaaaaggtggtaagtccaTTAAAATCGATTGCTAACTCAATCGAAAAAATGGTAATGAGTGAATCTCAATCTGAATTTGGGAGAGCAATTATAGATGCTGTTGATGCCATTCCAGACCTCAATTTCCAACAAAAGTTTAAGGCCAAGAAATATTTCATGGCCAAGAAGAATTCTGCCATTATCTTCTTGGAAACAAGAGTAGAAAATAGGTGA